The genomic DNA TGTAATAGAAATTGTTGTAATAACAAAAGGTGTATTGATAAACTTTGAGAATCCGAGAATAATTATTGTTATCATCACGATTTCAAGTAACGCGTGGCCTAAAACGAATAATGGGCCGGTTTTTGAGCCGTGTTTTGTGGAATCGTTGATCACCGCGGTCATTAACGGGCCAGGGACTAGTGCTCCGCTGAACGCTATCATAAACGACATAGTAAATAATGTAAGTATATCCATAACAAAAGAATTCTAACTTTATAACAGAAGTAATGCAATTGAAAAAGTGGGGAAATTGGTATAATAATATGATATGAAAATTATTTTAGTTGAGTATAAAAGCGTGGCATCAACTCAGGATGTTGCGCGTATACTTGTTGAAAAACATGGGTTTGGTGAAGGAACTGTTGTGGTTGCAGAAAAGCAAACACGGGGACGGGGGCGAATAAAACGCCGGTGGTCGTCCTGTCCCGGAGGTATTTGGATGACGGTTGTACTTAAACCCTGTATTAGTCCGCACAGGTTAGCCGGGTTGAGTTTGGTAGTGTCTTTAGCATTAATGAAGGCTATAAAATCATTTACTGGGATAGATACAAAACTTAAATGGCCAAATGATGTTATGATAAAAAACAGCAGCGGAGAGTTTAAGAAGTTAGCGGGTGTATTAGTGGAAACTGTGTTGTCCAGGGATAAAGTTAAAAATG from Elusimicrobiota bacterium includes the following:
- a CDS encoding biotin--[acetyl-CoA-carboxylase] ligase, with protein sequence MKIILVEYKSVASTQDVARILVEKHGFGEGTVVVAEKQTRGRGRIKRRWSSCPGGIWMTVVLKPCISPHRLAGLSLVVSLALMKAIKSFTGIDTKLKWPNDVMIKNSSGEFKKLAGVLVETVLSRDKVKNVYIGIGVNVFNKIPEVLNKSAVCLVAYNKVCMNKRAVFLRELRTGIIKVVNRDYLSLKSKGFKYYMHKCNRVLAYRNRLVNVTIGEKKVQCRVMRIDTDAGLVVKTGGRSEKVVAGEICEI